The Phaeobacter sp. A36a-5a genomic interval GCGCCGGTCCCAAGCTGCCGGGCTGGGCCAGACGATTCCACGGGTTGAACCACCGTGTCTTGCAGATCGGCCTGCCGGTCATGGTCGCAACCGGGGCGCTGGCCGGGGTGCTGGCTCCCTTTGCGATCCGCGCTTTTGGGGTGTTGCCGATCAATCCGGCCGCAGGCAGCCGCACCCTGCATGAGCTGGCTGAAGAGCTGCATGAACTTGCCTTTGATGCGCTGCTCATTGTCATCGTCCTGCATGGGCTGTTCCATCTGTGGCGCCATTTCCTGTTGAAGGACAACGCCCTGCGCATCATGGTGCCGAAACTGCTGCATAGATATCTTTGAGGCTTCCCCACGTGACCCAGCCCCCACCGCCGCCGCCCTCCGGCCTGTCGCCTGCCGAGAGCTCCGCCAGCGCCGAGACGCAGGCACCGCTTGAGGAACATCGGTTCCCCTGCGAGCAATGCGGCGCGGATTATCGCTATGACCCGGAAAACGGCACGCTGACCTGCGATCATTGCGGCCACAGGGAAGCGATCCGATCCGGCCCGTGGCGGGGTGGCAGCCTGCGGGAGCTGGATTTCGAGACGGCGCTCTCCTCGGGTCTGGCCGAGGCCGACATGGAAGAAACCCGCGTGTTGCGCTGTCCGAACTGCGCCGCGCAGGTGGAATTTGACCAAAAGGACCATGCGGGGGAATGTCCGTTCTGCGCCACGCCGATGGTCACAAACACCGGGATCCACCGTCATATCAAGCCCAAGGGCGTGCTGCCCTTCGCCTTTGATGAGCGCAGCGCCCATCAGGCGATGTCGGGCTGGCTGGGCCAGCTGTGGTTTGCGCCGAGCGGCCTGCAACAATATGCCCGCAAAGGCCGACGCATGGACGGCATCTATGTCCCCTACTGGACCTTCGACGCCGACACCCGCTCGCAGTATCGCGGCCAGCGCGGCACCGTCTATTATGTCACCGAAACCGTGATGGTCGACGGCAAGCACCAGTCGCGGCAGGTGCCGAAGATACGCTGGCGGCCGGTCTCGGGGCGGGTGCAGCGGTTCTTTGACGATGTGCTGGTGCTCGCCTCCAAGAGCCTGCCGAAAAAGAACACCGATGCGCTGGAGCCCTGGGACCTGTCGGCGCTGGAGCCTTACCAGCCGCAGTATCTGGCCGGGTTCCGGGCCGAGGCCTATGCGGTGGAACTGGCCGATGGCTACGGCGAGGCGACTGCGCGGATGCGCCGGGTCATCGAACGCGACGTGCGTTTTGACATTGGCGGGGATCGGCAACGGATCGAACATATCGACAGCGATTTTTCCGATATCACCTTCAAACATGTGCTGCTGCCGGTCTGGCTGGCCGCTTATAAATATCGGGGCAAGACTTATCGTTTTGTGGTCAACGGGCAATCCGGTCGGGTACAGGGAGAACGCCCCTATTCGGTGTGGAAAATTGCCGCCGCCGTTGCTCTGGCACTGCTGATCGGCGCTGCCGTGGCCTATTTCGGATCACGCTGACATTCCGCGCCGAGACCACGAGCCCCCCCGAAGCCGACATAAGGATCCGCCATGACCACCCTTCCTGCGCTTGATGCGCTGTTCAGCCGCCGTCACAGCTGTCGCGGCTTTCGCCCCGATCCGGTACCCCGTGCGGTCATCGAGGATATCCTGCGTTGCGCCCAGAAAGTGCCCTCCTGGTGCAATGCCCAGCCCTGGCAGGTGACGCTGTTCAGCGGCGCGGCGACGGATGCGCTGCGGGTGGCCCTGGCGGAGGCGGTCGCAAAGGATCCTGTTGCCCCCGACCTCCCCTTTCCCGAGCGTTACAGTGGCGACTACAAGGCGCGGCGACAGGCCTGCGGCTGGGCGCTTTATGAGGCGGTTGGTGTTGAACGCGGCGATCGCGCCGCCTCTCACCGGCAGATGATGCGCAACTTTACGCTTTTTGACGCCCCCCATTGCGCGATTCTGACCAGCCCCAAGGAGCTTGGCCCCTATGGTGCGCTGGATTGCGGTGGCTTTGTCACCGGGTTCACGCTGGCCGCAACCGCAGCGGGCGTTGCCAGCATCGCGCAGGCCGCTGTTGCCACCTATGCGCCGATGCTGCATCAGCTCTGCGACATACCGGAGGATCGAAATATCCTTTGTGCGCTGTCTTTCGGCTATGCCGATCCCGACCACCCGGCCAACCAGTTCCGCACTGAACGCGCTGAACTGCACGACTTCACCACCTGGCGCGACTGACGCCGCATATCACTGAGTAGGATAATCCATGCGTGCCCTGATCCAGCGAGTGTCCGAGGCGTCTGTCACCGTCGACGGCGATATCATCGGTGAAATCGGTGAAGGCCTGCTGATCCTGATCTGCGCGATGGCGGGGGACAGCGCGGCCGAAGCGGATCAGATGGCGGCCAAGATCAGCAATCTGCGGATTTTCCGCGATGAGGCGGGCAAGATGAACCGCTCGGTAAAGGACATCGGCGGCGGCGCGCTGGTTGTCAGCCAGTTTACACTGGCCGCCGATACCCGCCGTGGCAACCGGCCCGGCTTCTCCAATGCCGCCGCGCCGGATCTGGGCCGCGCGCTTTACACCCGGTTTGCCGATCAGCTGGCGGCGCTTGAGGTGCCTGTGGCGCGCGGGTCCTTTGGGGCCGATATGCAGGTTGCGCTGATCAACTCCGGTCCGGTGACCATCTGGATGGACAGCGCGGACTGGTGAACTGCGCTTTTCTGCGGGCGGATTGCGGTTAGGTTGCGGATGTCGTTTTCCGTCAT includes:
- a CDS encoding cytochrome b/b6 domain-containing protein, with translation MTRRSALKWLHWLSLGLILYFFLVEPEENRADPGLALATHAGVGLLLAVVVLIWTLVYLRKGLAGRAGPKLPGWARRFHGLNHRVLQIGLPVMVATGALAGVLAPFAIRAFGVLPINPAAGSRTLHELAEELHELAFDALLIVIVLHGLFHLWRHFLLKDNALRIMVPKLLHRYL
- a CDS encoding TFIIB-type zinc finger domain-containing protein — protein: MTQPPPPPPSGLSPAESSASAETQAPLEEHRFPCEQCGADYRYDPENGTLTCDHCGHREAIRSGPWRGGSLRELDFETALSSGLAEADMEETRVLRCPNCAAQVEFDQKDHAGECPFCATPMVTNTGIHRHIKPKGVLPFAFDERSAHQAMSGWLGQLWFAPSGLQQYARKGRRMDGIYVPYWTFDADTRSQYRGQRGTVYYVTETVMVDGKHQSRQVPKIRWRPVSGRVQRFFDDVLVLASKSLPKKNTDALEPWDLSALEPYQPQYLAGFRAEAYAVELADGYGEATARMRRVIERDVRFDIGGDRQRIEHIDSDFSDITFKHVLLPVWLAAYKYRGKTYRFVVNGQSGRVQGERPYSVWKIAAAVALALLIGAAVAYFGSR
- a CDS encoding nitroreductase; this encodes MTTLPALDALFSRRHSCRGFRPDPVPRAVIEDILRCAQKVPSWCNAQPWQVTLFSGAATDALRVALAEAVAKDPVAPDLPFPERYSGDYKARRQACGWALYEAVGVERGDRAASHRQMMRNFTLFDAPHCAILTSPKELGPYGALDCGGFVTGFTLAATAAGVASIAQAAVATYAPMLHQLCDIPEDRNILCALSFGYADPDHPANQFRTERAELHDFTTWRD
- the dtd gene encoding D-aminoacyl-tRNA deacylase, producing MRALIQRVSEASVTVDGDIIGEIGEGLLILICAMAGDSAAEADQMAAKISNLRIFRDEAGKMNRSVKDIGGGALVVSQFTLAADTRRGNRPGFSNAAAPDLGRALYTRFADQLAALEVPVARGSFGADMQVALINSGPVTIWMDSADW